Genomic DNA from Parasteatoda tepidariorum isolate YZ-2023 chromosome 3, CAS_Ptep_4.0, whole genome shotgun sequence:
TTCAATTCGCAACTATGTTCGCTTACGTATATTTCATTAATgataagcaattttctaaggTGCCTGTAGGCTTTATTAAGAAGTTTGAGAAAGAAACGTATCTTGTgacaaacatttataaagtttttggaGTTTGCATATCCATTCGCTCCAAAACGAATACGATGAAAAGTGCCACTCTTTATTGAGAGATCTCAGAGAGCTTCCACCTAAACATTCGTGGAAAGTTTCTCAAGGAGAAGGGTTTTATTTTGCCCACATTTTACGAATAGAAggtaaatatatcaatattttctataaaaaaaaacataataatcaaGAGATTATATCAAAGTGTTGCAGTTATATTatgtttcgtaatttttttttagattcattcATCACTAGCCTGAAGCTGAAAAGACCAGCCATTCCTGTTACGCAGTGCGAGGAAGAAATTATCACCACAGAAAATGAAGTTGCTAGTTTAcagattgaaaaagaaaacaaaaagcaaGAAAGAAGTAGgcgtttataaattttttagtatttgtgtttttattacaaattgaaGCTATGTTTTGATagtaaaaatatagcatttgTTTAGATGCGGAAATAAAGATGCTACAGATTTATATTTTGAGTTAGAAGTagtgtttttgttaatttgtaaagaaaagtaattttgaatgaaagaaatggGTACCTGAGCATACTCAACATTCTGGTGACCTGCTATGCAGTTTTTGAGAGTTAACTCAATTTGGTGAATGAcaatgtattatgtttattgGAGTAAGGATTTCATTAATATGGATCATTAGTTTAGACAGCACAGGGTAAcaaattttttccacaaaaatcttcaaatgtttgataaaagaataaatgtgTAAAGAACAtaagatgaaataattaaatttaaatcaacaacATTGGAATGCCTTATAATATAAAACTGTTAGATAAAGAATCTGCCAATGTGAAGGAATATGCGCCAAGAAcatgttattgtaaaatatgatgtaaaaatagACTTGACTAGAATAAAGACTAAAACTTACTTCAGTAGACAAACTAAGATTGATGAATCTACAGTTACCCAGATTTCCTTGCCAAATCGGGTGTTATTTTTAGTGGAATATACTATTACTGATATTTCAATACTGTAGACTAAAAGCACATTTGGATATACTCACCTTTTAGGATGCTGAGATGAAGCATAGAGAAAATGCTGGCAAAAGAAAAAGAGCTAACGATATTTTTGAAGAGGGAAAAAGGTCAAGAAAAGAGATATTCAGTAAACTAGGTAAGtgtcttaaataataatgcaagATAACTTTTACATTTCTGAATTAGCTTTCAAGGCAGTGATCAGAACTTATGGTTACATAACTATTAAAGtctccaattttttattttgagtataatgaattaataagaGATGATATTGTATTGTTTAACTCATTCTTTGATAGCTTTAACTTGCTATGCTAACTTACTTTATAACCTGtagtaataactttattttaaagtaaaatactgAGATTCATATGATATGTGAGTCATGCGTTTGTTCAAGGTACCACCAGCATGGTCAACTATCAGAaggtttttaagtaataaatactaaataacaagcagaatattttattttaaaaaaaaaaaaatctttaatattacCAAGAATGTTATTAgatctatataaaaaatcttttatgtatattctttaatgaaatattaaaatataagcttGAAACTGGACCAATTAATCTTGGAATGTAAATTTATCTCGGAATGTAAATTTATAGggaataattttcatataacactatcaaactaattttttagttcttatGTTGTTGAGGTGTCATAACACAAACTTGGAGGTAATGGATAAACATAGAATTACGTAGTGACGTGGGAGAATAATGAAAATGCATAATATGGTAACACAGCGCTGTTAAGCTTTTATTCTTTGtctctaaaaatgttttatgttgaaaatttcagatttagaaAACGAAACTGATGGCTTCGTAACTTCAGACTCTGACGATGATCCTGAAGTGATACCAAGTACCATGTTCagacaattaaaaacatctTATGATATGTTGGAAAAAGAGAAAGCTGACAAGAAGATCGAAAATCTGGAGAGAAAAATTCTTCAGTTAGAAAAACAGGCTGAGAATGTAGACAACAACGAAGTTGTGCAATTGCGAAGTTTGAATAGACAGCTACAAGAAAGGCTTTTATGTTTGCCAACTAGTCAAGGTAAGCTTCATAACGTTCATAATATTAGCTCGGAGTAGaaccaagcaaatttttttttcgtttattttattaaattattcaaggtTCTTgcgatcatatttttttctcaaaaacttcAAAAGCTCCCCATTCTTATTCTGAAGATTAGAATACCATTTTATAGTATTCtacttaactttattaattagttctattaaattttgacaatgatttgtgtaaaattaaaactctcTTATATTTAAAGCGTCCATCTGAGTTTCTAATGTTAAAAACCTTctcattatcaaatttaaacattaaaatcttGTGAGATTTATTATTAGTCATGTTTCGATTTTTCTTACTATAAAAGCccttaaaaggtgctttttcCATTGGGTGTTtctaaaaactgcttaattttccctttttgaaaatgaaatttttttttctttaccattttttctttttctccacatattatgcaaaagcgggCTTTCCACTTTGTTCTaatcaacattttcacaattcattcaactgCAATCTATTTCGGCATACTGTAGCCAATCATTTGTATCAATCAAAAAGTATGAAAGAGCCAATCGTTTTacatgtttaatgaaataattgcgTGTCCGCCGACTGAGCTGGGTTTGGTGAGATTATTGccctctcatgtgcaactctgctgcattttgcaagatattctgaatgtcaggcttcattttccaccctctgatatcaaaacgaaaaatttcttgataattttataatggctaatataatcaagagaAGAGCGCTTTgtcagaaactatttttaattattttgcattttgttaatgtatatagtgctttaaaatttttttaagtgcttaaaaggtgcttattttttgaagaaagattAGGCTATGCACCATGCTCaaactatttttctcaaaacttgaatgttttacatgaaatttttaagaaagtgcAACATTTTGTTACATGTCTGAGTTGTAATTGTgacgaaaatttaaatattaaacaaatgttttcctgaataattttaacttccaCTATTTAATAGTTTGTATTATTCAGTGTaaagttattctttttattcagttattttttgaaaaaaaaattttttttaattgcatcaaaaacaaatttgtatctgcttttgtatttagttttatgaattttccCAAAATTCAAAGGctgttattctttcacaaaatttaattataacctataacataaatataaaagatatacCAGATATTTTCCttgttaa
This window encodes:
- the LOC107454004 gene encoding BEN domain-containing protein 5-like codes for the protein MKLLVYRLKKKTKSKKEDAEMKHRENAGKRKRANDIFEEGKRSRKEIFSKLDLENETDGFVTSDSDDDPEVIPSTMFRQLKTSYDMLEKEKADKKIENLERKILQLEKQAENVDNNEVVQLRSLNRQLQERLLCLPTSQVECSCTARKLPEIQEASDSETMEVELGGGISINKTVYKELFQLDHVRKFTKSLAVAIWGTAASAGRSVTGKVCKNGNGPKKAVSGAIHPHPQQDSKPPLTPEKLAVISDNNH